A single Eulemur rufifrons isolate Redbay chromosome 9, OSU_ERuf_1, whole genome shotgun sequence DNA region contains:
- the SLC16A3 gene encoding monocarboxylate transporter 4: MGGAVVDEGPTGVKAPDGGWGWAVLFGCFVITGFSYAFPKAVSVFFKELMHEFGIGYSDTAWISSILLAMLYGTGPLCSVCVNRFGCRPVMLVGGLFASLGMVAASFCTSIIQVYLTTGVITGLGLALNFQPSLIMLNRYFNKRRPIANGLAAAGSPVFLCALSPLGQLLQDHYGWRGGFLILGGLLLNCCVCAALMRPLVASQPGGGPGPQRPSRRLLDLSVFRDRGFVIYAAATSIMVLGLFVPPVFVVSYAKDMKVPDTQAAFLLTILGFIDIFARPAAGFLTGLKKVRPYSVYLFSFAMFFNGFTDLTGSTASDYGGLVVFCIFFGISYGMVGALQFEVLMAIVGTSKFSSAIGLVLLLEAVAVLIGPPSGGKLLDATHVYKYVFILAGAEVLTSSLVLLLGNCFCIRKRPGEPRPEAATAEEEKLHRPPADTGVDSREVEHFLKAEPERNGEVVHTPETSV; encoded by the exons ATGGGAGGAGCCGTGGTCGATGAGGGTCCCACGGGCGTCAAGGCCCCCGacgggggctggggctgggccgtGCTCTTCGGCTGTTTCGTCATCACCGGCTTCTCCTACGCCTTCCCCAAGGCCGTCAGTGTCTTCTTCAAGGAGCTTATGCACGAGTTTGGGATCGGCTACAGTGACACGGCCTGGATCTCCTCCATCCTGCTTGCCATGCTCTACGGGACAG GCCCGCTGTGCAGCGTGTGTGTGAACCGCTTTGGCTGCCGCCCTGTCATGCTGGTGGGTGGCCTCTTTGCATCCCTGGGCATGGTGGCCGCGTCCTTCTGCACGAGCATCATCCAGGTCTACCTCACCACAGGGGTCATCACTG GCTTGGGTTTGGCGCTCAACTTCCAGCCCTCGCTGATCATGCTCAACCGTTACTTTAACAAGCGGCGCCCCATAGCCAACGGGCTGGCGGCAGCGGGCAGCCCTGTGTTCCTGTGTGCCCTGTCCCCGCTGGGGCAGCTGCTGCAGGACCACTACGGCTGGCGGGGCGGCTTCCTCATCCTGGGCGGCCTGCTGCTCAACTGCTGCGTGTGCGCCGCGCTCATGAGGCCACTGGTGGCGTCTCAGCCGGGCGGGGGGCCGGGACCCCAGCGGCCCTCGCGGCGCCTGCTGGACCTGAGCGTCTTCCGGGACCGCGGCTTCGTGATCTACGCAGCGGCCACCTCCATCATGGTGCTGGGGCTCTTTGTGCCACCTGTGTTTGTGGTGAGCTACGCCAAAGACATGAAAGTCCCCGACACGCAGGCCGCCTTCCTGCTCACCATCCTGGGCTTCATCGACATCTTCGCGCGGCCCGCAGCCGGCTTCCTCACGGGGCTCAAGAAGGTGCGGCCCTACTCCGTCTACCTCTTCAGCTTCGCCATGTTCTTCAACGGCTTCACCGACCTCACGGGCTCCACAGCCAGCGACTACGGCGGCCTGGTGGTCTTCTGCATCTTCTTCGGCATCTCCTACGGCATGGTGGGGGCCCTGCAGTTTGAGGTGCTCATGGCCATCGTGGGCACCTCCAAGTTCTCCAGCGCCATTGGCCTCGTGCTGCTGCTGGAGGCGGTGGCTGTGCTCATTGGGCCGCCGTCAGGAG GCAAGCTCCTGGACGCCACGCACGTCTACAAGTACGTGTTCATCCTGGCGGGGGCCGAGGTGCTCACctcctccctggtgctgctgctgGGCAACTGCTTCTGCATCAGGAAGAGGCCCGGGGAGCCCCGGCCAGAGGCAGCGACCGCAGAGGAAGAGAAGCTCCACAGGCCCCCGGCGGACACGGGGGTGGACTCTCGGGAGGTGGAGCACTTcctgaaagcagagcctgagaggAACGGGGAGGTCGTGCACACTCCGGAAACCAGCGTGTGA